Proteins found in one Acanthopagrus latus isolate v.2019 chromosome 3, fAcaLat1.1, whole genome shotgun sequence genomic segment:
- the slc30a8 gene encoding zinc transporter 8: MFKKKDPERLPLVSDERNKYVGSVTKQDALHKDDNGIIKHCHDNSHAQEDREREKKVARKRLYVVSVICLIFMIGEILGGYFAGSLAVMTDAAHLLVDFTSFIISLVSLWLSSRPATHKLSYGWHRAEILGALLSVWTIWLVTGVLVYLAVERLISDDYTIEGTIMLITSGCAVLANIIMALTLHQSGHGHSHGGLSSHGHGHSHKKGKGKGHNHGHSNNDHADLEQHGGDHGRRAQQANASVRAAFVHVVGDLLQSISVLVSAIIIFFKPEYKIADPICTFLFSIFVLCTTFTIMRDIIIVLMEGTPAGVRYSEVRDGLLAVKGVTAVHNLHIWALTMNQAVLTAHVAIDESADAQTVLREMTQACFSSYNFHSVTIQMERQADLKPGCTLCEDPKM; the protein is encoded by the exons ATGTTCAAGAAGAAGGATCCAGAGAGACTTCCCCTGGTGTCAGATGAGAGGAACAAATACGTGGGAAG TGTGACCAAACAGGACGCGTTGCACAAAGACGACAATGGCATCATCAAGCATTGCCACGACAATAGCCACGCGCAGGAGGACCGCGAGCGAGAGAAGAAGGTCGCCAGGAAGAGGCTGTACGTGGTCTCCGTCATCTGCCTGATCTTCATGATCGGTGAAATCCTCG GTGGATATTTCGCAGGGAGTCTTGCGGTGATGACGGACGCCGCCCACCTGCTGGTGGATttcaccagcttcatcatcagCCTGGTTTCCCTCTGGCTCTCCTCCAGACCTGCCACGCACAAGCTCAGTTATGGCTGGCATCGTGCAG AGATCCTGGGTGCgctgctgtcagtgtggacCATCTGGTTGGTAACGGGAGTCTTGGTTTATTTGGCTGTGGAGCGTCTCATCAGCGACGACTACACCATCGAGGGCACCATCATGCTCATTACCTCTGGGTGTGCTGTGTTGGCGAACATCAT catggccCTCACCCTTCACCAGTCCGGTCACGGCCACAGTCACGGCGGTCTCAGCTCGCACGGGCACGGTCACAgtcacaaaaaaggaaaaggaaaaggacaCAACCACGGCCACTCGAATAACGACCACGCTGACTTGGAGCAACATGGAGGCGATCACG GAAGGAGGGCTCAGCAGGCCAACGCCAGCGTGCGAGCGGCCTTCGTCCACGTGGTGGGAGATCTCCTCCAGAGCATCAGCGTGCTCGTCAGcgccatcatcatcttcttcaag cCAGAATATAAGATTGCTGACCCCATCTGCACCTTCCTGTTCTCCATATTTGTCTTGTGCACAACCTTCACCATCATGAGGGATATTATCATCGTCCTGATGGAAG GTACTCCGGCGGGTGTGAGATACAGCGAGGTGCGGGACGGTCTGCTCGCAGTGAAGGGAGTGACAGCGGTCCACAACCTCCACATCTGGGCCCTCACCATGAACCAGGCTGTGCTGACTGCACACGTAGCTATAG atGAGTCAGCGGATGCTCAGACTGTGCTGAGAGAAATGACACAGGCTTGTTTCTCCTCCTACAATTTCCACTCGGTTACCATTCAAATGGAGAGACAGGCCGACCTGAAGCCCGGGTGTACGCTGTGCGAGGACCCCAAGATGTAG
- the si:ch211-153f2.3 gene encoding protein FAM167A isoform X1, which translates to MVAAVFQPLLRLKQTRWRRPSPFPDRLDLSRMRSGADGRERGGMLSPTPVCTLLFTCVQCWKVTKATGESREDPQESGSTDRPVSLGRSFQANEELRRAQIDGAITWLRSELLEMRSQDLQLAQTLLGLNTEIQRLRRESLGGVEVEGDDQQ; encoded by the exons ATGGTGGCGGCTGTTTTTCAGCCCCTCCTCCgactaaaacaaacaagatggcGTCGCCCCTCTCCCTTCCCGGACCGTTTAGACCTCAGCAGGATGCGGAGTGGTGCtgatgggagggagagaggagggatgctGAGCCCTACACCTGTCTGCACCCTGCTGTTCACCTGTGTCCAGTGctggaaagtaacaaa GGCGACAGGAGAGTCCAGAGAGGATCCTCAGGAGTCTGGCTCCACTGACAGACCGGTCAGCCTCGGCAGGAGTTTCCAAGCCAACGAGGAGCTGCGGAGGGCGCAAATAGATGGAGCGATAACCTGGCTGAGGTCTGAGCTG CTGGAGATGCGTTCGCAGGACCTCCAGCTGGCTCAGACGCTGCTGGGGCTCAACACAGAGATACAAAGACTGAGGAGGGAGAGTCTTGGAGGGGTGGAAGTAGAGGGGGACGATCAGCAGTGA
- the si:ch211-153f2.3 gene encoding uncharacterized protein si:ch211-153f2.3 isoform X2 yields the protein MDRDSHSEDTLSTMVLENIKNKLIHAFRATGESREDPQESGSTDRPVSLGRSFQANEELRRAQIDGAITWLRSELLEMRSQDLQLAQTLLGLNTEIQRLRRESLGGVEVEGDDQQ from the exons ATGGACAGGGACAGCCACAGCGAGGACACTTTGTCCACCATGGTTCTGgagaacattaaaaacaaactgattcaCGCCTTCAGGGCGACAGGAGAGTCCAGAGAGGATCCTCAGGAGTCTGGCTCCACTGACAGACCGGTCAGCCTCGGCAGGAGTTTCCAAGCCAACGAGGAGCTGCGGAGGGCGCAAATAGATGGAGCGATAACCTGGCTGAGGTCTGAGCTG CTGGAGATGCGTTCGCAGGACCTCCAGCTGGCTCAGACGCTGCTGGGGCTCAACACAGAGATACAAAGACTGAGGAGGGAGAGTCTTGGAGGGGTGGAAGTAGAGGGGGACGATCAGCAGTGA
- the LOC119017440 gene encoding double-strand-break repair protein rad21 homolog A-like isoform X1, whose amino-acid sequence MFYAHFVLSKRGPLAKIWLAAHWDKKLTKAHVFECNLESSVESIISPKVKMALRTSGHLLLGVVRIYHRKAKYLLADCNEAFIKIKMAFRPGVVDLPEENREAAYNAITLPEEFHDFDQPLPDLDDIDVAQQFNLNQSRVEEITMREEVGNLNLLQDNDFADFGMDDREMMREESAFEVDIMGASASNLLLEAEGGTNPMADKSNHLEYDDQYKDDFGDNPMESNEGGMLVDKLLSNEDGGGIFDDPPAIAESVMMPQDHGDDDDDFDALSAGAPDSPDSGPTEPLPAMADQAEQTALVHNEEETFALEPIDITVKETKAKRKRKLIVDSVKELDSKTIRAQLSDYSDIVTTLDLAPPTKKLMMWKETGGVEKLFSLPAQPLWNARLLKMFTRCLTPLVPDELRKRRKGGEADSLDEFLKDLENPEVPREETAGHQQRDIMDQTIMEEANVLQTSAVEGSRTTLDESVMPPPSSQRGLKRKSQDTEPALPMGALDQQQQPQQPQGSSASNVSQQLEPTNVELPPEETTNISQLIELDLLSDKDKKKDDDSDEEEEEAQGGDQDQEERRWNKRTQQMLHGLQRVMAKTGAQSVSLLDLCRNNNKKQAAAKFYSFLVLKKQQAVELVQEEPYSDIIATPGPRFHII is encoded by the exons ATGTTTTATGCCCACTTTGTCCTCAGCAAGCGTGGGCCGCTGGCCAAAATCTGGCTGGCGGCCCACTGGGACAAGAAGCTGACCAAAGCACACGTGTTCGAGTGCAACCTGGAGAGCAGCGTGGAGAGCATCATCTCACCCAAG GTGAAAATGGCTTTACGGACATCGGGGCATCTGCTGCTGGGGGTGGTGAGGATCTACCACAGGAAGGCCAAGTACCTGCTGGCTGATTGTAACGAGGCCTTCATCAAGATCAAGATGGCGTTTAGACCAG GTGTGGTGGATCTTccagaggagaacagagaagcTGCCTACAACGCCATCACGCTGCCGGAGGAGTTCCACGATTTTGATCAGCCGCTACCAGACCTAGA CGATATTGACGTTGCACAGCAGTTCAACTTGAACCAGAGCAGAGTGGAAGAGATCACCATGAGAGAAGAGGTGGGAAACCTCAACCTGCTGCAGGACAATGACTTCG CTGACTTTGGTATGGACGACCGGGAGATGATGCGAGAGGAGAGTGCGTTTGAAGTCGACATCATGGGGGCGTCAGCGTCCAACCTGCTGCTGGAAGCCGAGGGTGGAACTAACCCGATGGCCGACAAGTCCAACCATCTGGAGTATGACGACCAGTACAAGGACGACTTTGGAGACAACCCCATGGAGAGCAACGAGGGAGGCATGCTGG TTGACAAGCTGCTGAGTAATGAGGATGGAGGCGGCATCTTTGACGACCCACCTGCCATAGCAGAGAGCGTGATGATGCCTCAGGACCACGGAGACGACGACGACGACTTTGACGCACTCTCTG CGGGAGCCCCAGACAGCCCGGACTCGGGCCCAACAGAGCCGCTACCAGCGATGGCAGACCAGGCAGAGCAGACCGCGCTGGTTCACAACGAAGAAGAAACCTTTGCCCTGGAGCCTATTGACATCACAG TGAAGGAGACCAAGGCGAAGCGAAAGAGGAAGCTGATCGTGGACAGCGTGAAGGAGCTGGACAGTAAAACCATCCGCGCACAGCTGTCTGATTACTCTGACATCGTCACCACGCTGGACCTGGCACCTCCCACCAAGAAGCTGATGATGTGGAAGGAGACCGGAGGAGTCGAgaagcttttctctctccccgcTCAGCCTCTCTGGAACGCCAGGCTGCTGAAG ATGTTCACAAGGTGTCTGACTCCACTGGTACCGGacgagctgaggaagaggaggaaaggtggAGAGGCTGACAGTCTGGATGAGTTCCTGAAGGATCTGGAGAACCCGGAGGTGCcaagagaggaaacagcagggcaccagcagagagacatcATGG ACCAGACCATCATGGAGGAGGCCAATGTGCTGCAGACCTCAGCTGTAGAGGGCAGCAGGACGACGCTGGACGAGTCTGTCAtgccccctccatcctcccaaCGTGGCCTCAAACGCAAATCCCAGGACACAGAACCAGCTCTTCCT ATGGGAGCTCTGGACCAGCAACAACAGCCACAACAGCCACAGGGGTCCAGCGCCTCTAACGTGTCCCAGCAGCTGGAGCCGACCAACGTGGAGCTTCCACCGGAGGAGACCACCAACATCAGCCAGCTGATAGAGCTGGACCTGCTCAGCGACAAGGACAAGAAGAAGGATGACGACTCTGATGAGGAG gaggaggaggctcaggGAGGAGACCAGgaccaggaggagaggaggtggaacaAAAGAACCCAGCAGATGCTCCATGGCCTTCAA AGGGTGATGGCCAAAACAGGCGCTCAGTCGGTCAGCCTGCTGGATCTGTgcaggaacaacaacaagaagcaGGCAGCTGCAAAGTTCTACAGCTTCCTGGTCCTGAAGAAGCAGCAGGCGGTGGAGCTGGTCCAGGAGGAGCCGTACAGCGACATCATCGCCACGCCCGGACCTCGCTTCCACATCATctag
- the LOC119017440 gene encoding double-strand-break repair protein rad21 homolog A-like isoform X2 produces MFYAHWDKKLTKAHVFECNLESSVESIISPKVKMALRTSGHLLLGVVRIYHRKAKYLLADCNEAFIKIKMAFRPGVVDLPEENREAAYNAITLPEEFHDFDQPLPDLDDIDVAQQFNLNQSRVEEITMREEVGNLNLLQDNDFADFGMDDREMMREESAFEVDIMGASASNLLLEAEGGTNPMADKSNHLEYDDQYKDDFGDNPMESNEGGMLVDKLLSNEDGGGIFDDPPAIAESVMMPQDHGDDDDDFDALSAGAPDSPDSGPTEPLPAMADQAEQTALVHNEEETFALEPIDITVKETKAKRKRKLIVDSVKELDSKTIRAQLSDYSDIVTTLDLAPPTKKLMMWKETGGVEKLFSLPAQPLWNARLLKMFTRCLTPLVPDELRKRRKGGEADSLDEFLKDLENPEVPREETAGHQQRDIMDQTIMEEANVLQTSAVEGSRTTLDESVMPPPSSQRGLKRKSQDTEPALPMGALDQQQQPQQPQGSSASNVSQQLEPTNVELPPEETTNISQLIELDLLSDKDKKKDDDSDEEEEEAQGGDQDQEERRWNKRTQQMLHGLQRVMAKTGAQSVSLLDLCRNNNKKQAAAKFYSFLVLKKQQAVELVQEEPYSDIIATPGPRFHII; encoded by the exons ATGTTTTAT GCCCACTGGGACAAGAAGCTGACCAAAGCACACGTGTTCGAGTGCAACCTGGAGAGCAGCGTGGAGAGCATCATCTCACCCAAG GTGAAAATGGCTTTACGGACATCGGGGCATCTGCTGCTGGGGGTGGTGAGGATCTACCACAGGAAGGCCAAGTACCTGCTGGCTGATTGTAACGAGGCCTTCATCAAGATCAAGATGGCGTTTAGACCAG GTGTGGTGGATCTTccagaggagaacagagaagcTGCCTACAACGCCATCACGCTGCCGGAGGAGTTCCACGATTTTGATCAGCCGCTACCAGACCTAGA CGATATTGACGTTGCACAGCAGTTCAACTTGAACCAGAGCAGAGTGGAAGAGATCACCATGAGAGAAGAGGTGGGAAACCTCAACCTGCTGCAGGACAATGACTTCG CTGACTTTGGTATGGACGACCGGGAGATGATGCGAGAGGAGAGTGCGTTTGAAGTCGACATCATGGGGGCGTCAGCGTCCAACCTGCTGCTGGAAGCCGAGGGTGGAACTAACCCGATGGCCGACAAGTCCAACCATCTGGAGTATGACGACCAGTACAAGGACGACTTTGGAGACAACCCCATGGAGAGCAACGAGGGAGGCATGCTGG TTGACAAGCTGCTGAGTAATGAGGATGGAGGCGGCATCTTTGACGACCCACCTGCCATAGCAGAGAGCGTGATGATGCCTCAGGACCACGGAGACGACGACGACGACTTTGACGCACTCTCTG CGGGAGCCCCAGACAGCCCGGACTCGGGCCCAACAGAGCCGCTACCAGCGATGGCAGACCAGGCAGAGCAGACCGCGCTGGTTCACAACGAAGAAGAAACCTTTGCCCTGGAGCCTATTGACATCACAG TGAAGGAGACCAAGGCGAAGCGAAAGAGGAAGCTGATCGTGGACAGCGTGAAGGAGCTGGACAGTAAAACCATCCGCGCACAGCTGTCTGATTACTCTGACATCGTCACCACGCTGGACCTGGCACCTCCCACCAAGAAGCTGATGATGTGGAAGGAGACCGGAGGAGTCGAgaagcttttctctctccccgcTCAGCCTCTCTGGAACGCCAGGCTGCTGAAG ATGTTCACAAGGTGTCTGACTCCACTGGTACCGGacgagctgaggaagaggaggaaaggtggAGAGGCTGACAGTCTGGATGAGTTCCTGAAGGATCTGGAGAACCCGGAGGTGCcaagagaggaaacagcagggcaccagcagagagacatcATGG ACCAGACCATCATGGAGGAGGCCAATGTGCTGCAGACCTCAGCTGTAGAGGGCAGCAGGACGACGCTGGACGAGTCTGTCAtgccccctccatcctcccaaCGTGGCCTCAAACGCAAATCCCAGGACACAGAACCAGCTCTTCCT ATGGGAGCTCTGGACCAGCAACAACAGCCACAACAGCCACAGGGGTCCAGCGCCTCTAACGTGTCCCAGCAGCTGGAGCCGACCAACGTGGAGCTTCCACCGGAGGAGACCACCAACATCAGCCAGCTGATAGAGCTGGACCTGCTCAGCGACAAGGACAAGAAGAAGGATGACGACTCTGATGAGGAG gaggaggaggctcaggGAGGAGACCAGgaccaggaggagaggaggtggaacaAAAGAACCCAGCAGATGCTCCATGGCCTTCAA AGGGTGATGGCCAAAACAGGCGCTCAGTCGGTCAGCCTGCTGGATCTGTgcaggaacaacaacaagaagcaGGCAGCTGCAAAGTTCTACAGCTTCCTGGTCCTGAAGAAGCAGCAGGCGGTGGAGCTGGTCCAGGAGGAGCCGTACAGCGACATCATCGCCACGCCCGGACCTCGCTTCCACATCATctag
- the utp23 gene encoding rRNA-processing protein UTP23 homolog, translating to MGLKRQKQAKKTISFYKYNFSFRQPFQILIDGTFSQAALKNKIQIKEQMPKYLMGEVQLCTTSCALKELETLGKELYGAKIILQRFQVRRCAHFKSPVPASECLLSMLEETNPHHYFIATQDHTLTAGLKKIPGVPLLYIIQNTIVLDKPCQTSLDHVQAIQLGELVSPAQQQSIRSLKEEQGIDQKDGERRGRKRKRKQSNPNPLSCLKKKKKGKGVPTPPLKKTEEGEKRKRSRHKKKQNNTPAAAAVVTNT from the exons ATGGGGCTGAAGCGACAGAAACAAGCCAAGAAGACAATAAGTTTCTACAAATACAACTTCAGCTTCAGGCAGCCTTTTCAGATCCTCATCGACGGGACTTTCAGTCAGGCTGCCCTGAAAAACAAGATCCAGATCAAGGAGCAGATGCCCAAATACCTGATGGGAGAGGTGCAGCTGTGCACCACAAG CTGTGCACTGAAAGAACTGGAGACTCTGGGGAAAGAGCTGTATGGGGCCAAAATCATCCTGCAGAGGTTTCAGGTGAGGAGGTGTGCACATTTCAAGAGTCCTGTCCCCGCTTCAGAGTGCCTGCTGTCCATGCTGGAGGAGACAAACCCACACCACTACTTCATAGCTACACAG GATCACACATTAACTGCAGGCCTGAAGAAGATCCCCGGCGTTCCTCTGCTCTACATCATCCAGAACACCATCGTGCTGGACAAGCCCTGCCAGACGTCCCTCGACCACGTCCAGGCAATCCAGCTGGGCGAGCTGGTCAGCCCGGCGCAGCAGCAGAGCATCCGCAGCCTGAAGGAGGAGCAGGGCATCGACCAGAAggacggagagaggagggggaggaagaggaagaggaaacagagcAATCCTAACCCTCTCAGCtgcctgaagaagaagaagaaggggaaaggCGTCCCGACACCGCCGCTGAAGAAgacggaggagggggagaagaggaaaagaagtcgacacaagaaaaaacaaaacaacacacctgctgctgctgctgtcgtgACGAATACATAG